Proteins found in one Bacillus subtilis subsp. subtilis str. 168 genomic segment:
- the prsW gene encoding protease required for RsiW anti-sigma(W) degradation (Evidence 1a: Function from experimental evidences in the studied strain; PubMedId: 15849754, 16816000, 16850406, 17020587, 19889088, 23155385, 28674070; Product type e: enzyme), with product MFAIISAGIAPGIALLSYFYLKDQYDNEPVHMVLRSFFLGVVLVFPIMFIQYVLEKENVGGGSFFVSFLSSGFLEESLKWFILMISVYPHAHFDEHYDGIVYGASVSLGFATLENILYLIGHGVEHAFVRALLPVSCHALIGVIMGFYLGKARFSADKARVKWLTLSLVVPSLLHGSYDFILTALSNWIYYMLPFMVFLWWFGLRKAKKARSVNMMQV from the coding sequence ATGTTTGCAATCATCTCTGCAGGAATTGCCCCCGGCATCGCGTTATTAAGTTATTTTTATTTAAAAGATCAGTATGATAATGAACCTGTACATATGGTGCTACGGTCGTTTTTTCTCGGGGTTGTTCTTGTATTTCCCATCATGTTTATCCAGTATGTACTTGAAAAAGAGAATGTAGGAGGCGGAAGCTTTTTCGTTTCTTTTTTATCTTCGGGGTTTTTGGAGGAATCATTAAAATGGTTTATACTGATGATCAGTGTTTACCCGCACGCCCACTTTGATGAGCATTATGACGGGATTGTGTACGGTGCAAGTGTATCACTCGGTTTTGCAACCCTCGAAAATATTCTTTATTTAATTGGCCACGGCGTGGAGCATGCGTTTGTCAGGGCGCTGCTGCCTGTTTCATGCCATGCCTTGATTGGCGTTATAATGGGATTTTACCTTGGAAAAGCCCGTTTTTCCGCTGATAAGGCGCGTGTAAAGTGGCTTACTCTTTCTTTAGTTGTCCCATCCCTTTTGCATGGATCATATGATTTTATCCTAACAGCGCTTAGCAATTGGATTTATTATATGCTTCCATTTATGGTATTTTTATGGTGGTTTGGTTTGCGTAAAGCGAAAAAAGCCCGTTCCGTTAATATGATGCAAGTATAG
- the sleC gene encoding spore germination membrane component (Evidence 1a: Function from experimental evidences in the studied strain; PubMedId: 10658652, 12177332, 22720735, 23543708, 24752279, 25022853, 25384476, 26187959; Product type cp: cell process): MIRGILIAVLGIAIVGTGYWGYKEHQEKDAVLLHAENNYQRAFHELTYQVDQLHDKIGTTLAMNSQKSLSPALIDVWRITSEAHNSVSQLPLTLMPFNKTEELLSKIGDFSYKTSVRDLDQKPLDKNEYTSLNKLYQQSEDIQNELRHVQHLVMSKNLRWMDVEMALASDEKQSDNTIINSFKTVEKNVGAFSTGTDLGPSFTSTKKEEKGFSHLKGKQISEQEAKQIAERFAPDDNYSIKVVKSGKKTNRDVYSISMKDPDHKAVIYMDITKKGGHPVYLIQNREVKDQKISLNDGSNRALAFLKKNGFETDDLEIDESAQYDKIGVFSYVPVENKVRMYPEAIRMKVALDDGEVVGFSARDFLTSHRKRTIPKPAITEAEAKSKLNKNVQVRETRLALITNELGQEVLCYEMLGTIENDTFRMYINAKDGSEEKVEKLKNAEPIYKDL; the protein is encoded by the coding sequence ATGATCAGAGGAATTTTAATCGCCGTGCTTGGTATTGCAATAGTCGGTACAGGCTACTGGGGATACAAAGAACACCAGGAAAAAGACGCAGTTCTTCTTCATGCTGAAAATAACTATCAGCGGGCGTTTCATGAGCTTACCTATCAGGTGGATCAGCTTCATGATAAAATCGGAACAACACTTGCCATGAACAGCCAAAAATCACTGTCGCCTGCATTGATCGATGTGTGGAGGATTACATCAGAAGCTCATAACAGCGTCAGTCAGCTGCCGCTTACATTAATGCCGTTTAATAAAACTGAAGAGCTATTATCAAAGATCGGCGATTTCAGCTATAAAACGTCAGTCAGAGATTTGGACCAAAAGCCGCTTGATAAAAACGAGTATACATCACTAAATAAGCTATATCAGCAGTCCGAAGATATACAAAATGAATTGCGTCATGTTCAGCACCTTGTCATGAGCAAAAACCTTCGCTGGATGGACGTAGAAATGGCTCTGGCTTCTGACGAAAAACAAAGTGATAATACGATTATCAACAGCTTTAAAACAGTCGAAAAAAATGTTGGTGCATTCTCCACTGGCACTGATCTTGGCCCGAGTTTCACCAGTACGAAAAAAGAAGAGAAAGGCTTCAGCCATCTGAAGGGAAAACAAATTTCCGAACAGGAAGCAAAACAAATTGCTGAGCGCTTTGCCCCAGATGACAATTATTCAATTAAAGTGGTAAAGAGCGGAAAAAAAACAAATCGCGATGTATATAGCATCAGCATGAAAGACCCAGACCATAAAGCAGTGATTTATATGGATATTACGAAGAAGGGCGGGCATCCGGTATACTTGATCCAAAACAGAGAAGTGAAAGATCAGAAAATCAGTTTAAATGACGGATCGAACCGAGCGCTTGCATTTTTAAAGAAAAACGGATTTGAAACAGATGATTTGGAAATTGATGAAAGTGCCCAATATGATAAAATCGGTGTATTTTCATATGTTCCTGTTGAAAATAAAGTCCGGATGTACCCCGAGGCAATTCGTATGAAAGTGGCCTTGGATGACGGTGAGGTTGTCGGCTTTTCAGCAAGAGACTTCCTCACATCTCACAGAAAAAGAACCATACCTAAGCCTGCAATTACTGAAGCAGAGGCAAAGTCTAAATTAAATAAAAATGTACAAGTGAGAGAAACAAGGCTCGCTTTGATTACAAATGAACTAGGTCAAGAAGTGTTATGCTACGAAATGCTTGGGACAATTGAAAATGACACATTCAGAATGTATATCAATGCCAAAGACGGATCGGAAGAAAAGGTTGAAAAACTAAAAAATGCAGAACCTATATATAAAGACCTATAA
- the ypbE gene encoding putative enzyme possibly involved in cell wall turnover (Evidence 3: Putative function from multiple computational evidences; PubMedId: 16855244, 22950025; Product type e: enzyme), producing MTNMSRVERRKAQNLYEDQNAALADDYVDDGESLPTRQSVKNQREQKKKQGKTKTPLFTVLAVIFVFVPVIVLVTLFYLKSHPDNHDDYEDVFIDSSQSKYEVVPKSEDKNDTADTKETALQKESKKEPEDSKPKEQTAADKKQTAVAEKEDSPNKEEATAAAASSSQSTVQQQEQPAEPVQNVPNRVVKHTVQKKETLYRISMKYYKSRTGEEKIRAYNHLNGNDVYTGQVLDIPLMDE from the coding sequence ATGACGAACATGTCGAGAGTAGAGAGAAGAAAAGCCCAGAATCTTTATGAAGATCAAAACGCCGCATTGGCGGACGATTATGTCGATGATGGAGAAAGCCTTCCGACAAGACAATCTGTAAAAAATCAAAGAGAACAGAAAAAAAAGCAAGGCAAAACAAAAACGCCATTATTCACAGTACTCGCAGTAATATTTGTATTTGTGCCGGTTATCGTTTTAGTCACCTTATTTTATCTAAAGAGCCACCCGGATAATCATGACGATTATGAAGATGTTTTTATTGACAGCAGCCAAAGCAAATATGAGGTTGTCCCGAAATCAGAGGATAAAAACGATACCGCAGACACTAAAGAAACCGCACTGCAGAAGGAGTCAAAAAAAGAGCCAGAAGATTCCAAGCCAAAAGAGCAAACAGCTGCTGATAAGAAACAGACTGCTGTAGCGGAAAAAGAAGACTCGCCAAATAAGGAGGAAGCAACCGCCGCGGCTGCTTCCTCTTCCCAATCAACAGTACAACAGCAAGAACAGCCAGCTGAGCCAGTTCAAAATGTGCCGAATCGCGTTGTCAAGCACACCGTCCAAAAGAAAGAAACGCTATACCGCATTTCCATGAAGTATTATAAAAGCCGGACAGGAGAAGAAAAAATTCGAGCATATAATCATCTGAATGGAAATGATGTTTACACCGGACAAGTTTTGGACATCCCTTTAATGGATGAATAG
- the ypbG gene encoding putative phosphoesterase (Evidence 3: Putative function from multiple computational evidences; PubMedId: 15838020, 17434969; Product type e: enzyme), which produces MKLSVKIAGVLTVAAAAMTAKMYATAKGNHLKTHTFPLSKMKGKPPLTIFFISDIHKRLIDQDLLEKARSHAPHLVIIGGDLAEGGVPSARIEENIKRLVHFGVPIVFVWGNNDYEVRQHKLYSIFKAHGVITLRNESVPFSYNGHTIAIAGVDDIRMEMDHYEEAIKELDESQLNILVCHNPEIHEQINEDDGIDVILSGHTHGGQIRFGKFGPYELGKTGIVKNAAYLISNGYGTTKVPLRLGAEPETHIVTLCGPE; this is translated from the coding sequence ATGAAGCTATCAGTGAAAATTGCCGGTGTACTAACTGTTGCGGCAGCGGCAATGACGGCAAAAATGTATGCAACAGCAAAAGGCAATCATTTGAAGACACATACGTTTCCTTTATCAAAGATGAAGGGCAAGCCGCCTCTGACAATCTTTTTTATTTCAGACATTCACAAACGTCTCATCGATCAAGACCTTTTAGAAAAAGCGCGAAGCCATGCCCCCCACTTGGTTATAATCGGCGGTGATTTAGCTGAGGGCGGGGTGCCCAGTGCGAGAATCGAGGAAAACATCAAAAGGCTCGTACATTTCGGGGTCCCTATCGTGTTTGTGTGGGGGAATAATGATTATGAAGTCAGGCAGCATAAGCTGTATTCCATATTTAAAGCGCACGGCGTCATCACTCTGAGAAATGAGTCAGTCCCGTTTTCATACAATGGGCATACGATTGCGATTGCGGGGGTTGATGATATCAGGATGGAGATGGATCATTATGAGGAAGCCATCAAAGAACTTGATGAAAGCCAGCTGAATATTCTGGTTTGCCATAATCCGGAGATTCATGAACAAATCAATGAAGATGACGGTATTGATGTGATACTCAGCGGACATACCCATGGAGGCCAGATCAGGTTTGGAAAATTCGGTCCTTATGAACTGGGGAAAACAGGTATTGTTAAAAACGCGGCATATCTGATCAGCAACGGCTACGGCACGACAAAAGTGCCTCTTCGTTTAGGTGCTGAGCCTGAAACTCACATTGTGACTCTTTGCGGGCCAGAATAA
- the cmk gene encoding cytidylate kinase (Evidence 1a: Function from experimental evidences in the studied strain; PubMedId: 8576266, 9179491, 9862121, 11827479, 12682299, 16880539; Product type e : enzyme) gives MEKKLSIAIDGPAAAGKSTVAKIVAEKKSYIYIDTGAMYRAITYAALQENVDLTDEEKLAELLKRTDIELITTKDGQKVFVNGTDVTEAIRTDEISNQVSIAAKHRSVREEMVKRQQQLGEKGGVVMDGRDIGTHVLPNAEVKIFLLASVEERAKRRYEENVKKGFDVNYETLIEEIARRDKLDSEREVSPLRKAEDALEIDTTSLSIQEVADKILEAVEQKSR, from the coding sequence ATGGAAAAGAAATTATCGATTGCAATCGACGGCCCGGCAGCTGCGGGGAAAAGCACCGTTGCCAAAATTGTGGCTGAGAAAAAATCGTACATATATATTGATACAGGAGCGATGTATCGGGCGATTACGTACGCGGCTTTACAGGAAAACGTTGATCTGACAGATGAAGAAAAACTGGCTGAGCTGCTAAAGCGGACAGACATTGAGCTGATTACAACAAAAGATGGACAAAAAGTGTTTGTAAACGGCACCGATGTAACTGAGGCGATCAGAACAGATGAAATCAGCAACCAAGTTTCAATTGCGGCCAAGCACAGAAGTGTCAGAGAAGAAATGGTGAAACGCCAGCAGCAGCTTGGGGAAAAAGGCGGCGTCGTCATGGATGGTCGTGACATCGGGACGCATGTGCTGCCAAATGCAGAAGTAAAAATCTTTCTTTTGGCATCTGTGGAAGAGAGAGCGAAACGCCGTTATGAAGAAAATGTGAAAAAAGGCTTTGATGTCAACTACGAAACATTAATTGAGGAAATTGCAAGAAGAGACAAGCTTGATTCAGAGCGCGAAGTATCTCCGCTGCGTAAAGCAGAAGACGCTCTTGAAATCGACACGACATCGCTTTCCATTCAAGAGGTAGCTGATAAAATCCTCGAGGCTGTGGAGCAAAAGTCCCGCTGA
- the ypbF gene encoding hypothetical protein (Evidence 4: Unknown function but conserved in other organisms), protein MESLWNQLDQFTDAPTKQMLQALVKRKQKFENYAAQCRRWRWASLICLGLLCVMIMIKSPEPQLILQEILSHTFYLFWMLATAFAYCTSYYFKKKEEKSETDFHKLRCEIIQKSTDLWPQPDKWKARESVFHMMKHKYDINLYFESK, encoded by the coding sequence ATGGAATCCTTATGGAATCAGCTGGATCAGTTTACAGACGCGCCGACCAAACAGATGCTCCAAGCGCTGGTAAAACGAAAACAAAAATTCGAAAATTATGCAGCACAATGCCGCAGATGGCGATGGGCTTCACTTATCTGCCTAGGCTTATTATGTGTTATGATCATGATCAAAAGCCCGGAGCCTCAGCTTATACTTCAAGAAATACTTAGCCATACCTTTTATTTATTTTGGATGCTGGCAACCGCTTTTGCCTACTGCACTTCATATTATTTCAAGAAAAAGGAAGAAAAATCCGAGACTGATTTCCATAAACTGAGATGTGAAATTATTCAGAAAAGCACTGATCTCTGGCCGCAGCCCGATAAATGGAAGGCGAGAGAGTCTGTTTTTCATATGATGAAGCACAAATATGACATTAATCTATATTTTGAAAGTAAATAA
- the gudB gene encoding cryptic glutamate dehydrogenase (active after removal of a 9 bp insert) (Evidence 1a: Function from experimental evidences in the studied strain; PubMedId: 9829940, 18326565, 22178969, 22720735, 25610436; Product type e: enzyme): MAADRNTGHTEEDKLDVLKSTQTVIHKALEKLGYPEEVYELLKEPMRLLTVKIPVRMDDGSVKIFTGYRAQHNDSVGPTKGGIRFHPNVTEKEVKAVKALSIWMSLKCGIIDLPYGGGKGGIVCDPRDMSFRELERLSRGYVRAISQIVGPTKDVPAPDVFTNSQIMAWMMDEYSRIDEFNSPGFITGKPLVLGGSHGRESATAKGVTICIKEAAKKRGIDIKGARVVVQGFGNAGSYLAKFMHDAGAKVVGISDAYGGLYDPEGLDIDYLLDRRDSFGTVTKLFNDTITNQELLELDCDILVPAAIENQITEENAHNIRAKIVVEAANGPTTLEGTKILSDRDILLVPDVLASAGGVTVSYFEWVQNNQGFYWSEEEVEEKLEKMMVKSFNNIYEMANNRRIDMRLAAYMVGVRKMAEASRFRGWI, translated from the coding sequence ATGGCAGCCGATCGAAACACCGGTCATACAGAAGAGGACAAACTTGATGTATTAAAATCAACCCAAACCGTAATACATAAGGCTCTGGAAAAATTGGGATATCCCGAAGAGGTATACGAATTGTTAAAAGAGCCGATGAGATTATTAACGGTAAAAATACCTGTTCGTATGGACGACGGTTCAGTAAAGATTTTCACAGGATATCGTGCGCAGCACAATGACTCTGTCGGTCCAACGAAAGGCGGGATACGTTTTCACCCGAACGTAACAGAAAAAGAGGTGAAGGCGGTGAAGGCGCTTTCAATTTGGATGAGTTTAAAATGCGGCATAATTGATCTTCCATATGGCGGTGGTAAAGGCGGAATTGTTTGTGATCCAAGGGATATGTCGTTTAGAGAGCTGGAGCGTCTGAGCAGAGGGTATGTCAGAGCGATCAGCCAAATTGTCGGCCCGACAAAAGACGTGCCGGCACCGGATGTATTTACAAACTCACAAATCATGGCTTGGATGATGGATGAGTATTCAAGAATTGATGAATTTAATTCGCCTGGATTTATTACAGGCAAACCGCTTGTGCTTGGCGGATCTCACGGGAGAGAATCTGCGACAGCAAAAGGTGTTACCATCTGTATTAAAGAAGCGGCTAAGAAGAGAGGCATCGATATTAAAGGTGCGCGTGTCGTTGTCCAAGGCTTCGGAAACGCGGGAAGCTATTTGGCAAAATTTATGCATGATGCGGGGGCAAAAGTTGTCGGCATCTCAGATGCGTATGGCGGACTTTATGATCCGGAAGGCCTTGATATCGATTATTTACTCGACCGACGCGACAGCTTCGGTACCGTAACAAAGCTTTTCAACGATACCATTACCAACCAAGAGCTGCTGGAGCTGGATTGTGATATTCTCGTTCCTGCTGCGATTGAAAATCAAATTACAGAAGAAAATGCCCATAATATCCGGGCTAAAATTGTCGTTGAAGCAGCGAACGGACCAACAACGCTTGAAGGAACAAAAATTCTTTCAGACCGGGACATTCTGCTTGTACCAGACGTGCTGGCAAGTGCCGGTGGCGTAACAGTTTCTTATTTTGAATGGGTTCAGAATAACCAAGGCTTCTACTGGAGTGAAGAAGAGGTAGAAGAAAAATTAGAAAAAATGATGGTCAAATCATTTAACAATATTTACGAAATGGCTAACAACCGAAGAATTGACATGAGGCTCGCTGCATATATGGTCGGCGTTCGCAAAATGGCTGAAGCTTCGCGTTTTAGAGGCTGGATATAA
- the dgrA gene encoding cyclic di-GMP receptor (Evidence 1a: Function from experimental evidences in the studied strain; PubMedId: 16249258, 23893111, 28536559; Product type rc: receptor), whose translation MIEIGENVLLEYIEENELKKAKSKAVSIENNELLIAYPVDVVTGRTVILHNDMEVTVEFVGKDEVPYRFISRIKGKVKDKLQMICLEMPPREKMKRIQRRQYVRTDAVLDVQIQPGNEEEIRTLSYNISAGGIAVVLADGLSFQSGESLRLIIRLPEEEHTRQIETEAVVRRIFNDPKSEKRKMTLEYSEIAAGDQQALLQYCIRRQLNKRRKARME comes from the coding sequence ATGATAGAGATTGGAGAAAATGTACTTTTAGAATATATAGAAGAAAATGAATTGAAAAAGGCAAAAAGCAAGGCGGTCAGCATCGAAAACAATGAACTTTTGATCGCGTATCCTGTTGATGTAGTTACAGGGCGAACTGTGATTTTACATAACGATATGGAAGTAACGGTAGAGTTTGTGGGAAAAGACGAAGTTCCTTATCGCTTTATAAGCCGTATAAAAGGTAAAGTGAAGGACAAACTTCAAATGATCTGTCTTGAAATGCCTCCCCGTGAAAAAATGAAAAGAATCCAGCGCCGCCAATATGTAAGAACTGATGCGGTATTAGATGTGCAAATTCAGCCGGGAAATGAAGAAGAGATCCGCACACTATCCTATAACATCAGTGCAGGCGGCATCGCCGTGGTTTTAGCTGATGGCCTTTCTTTTCAATCGGGGGAATCATTGCGCCTGATCATCCGTCTTCCTGAAGAGGAGCACACACGTCAAATAGAAACAGAAGCAGTTGTCAGACGAATCTTTAATGACCCCAAGTCAGAAAAACGAAAAATGACTTTAGAGTATTCAGAAATTGCAGCAGGTGACCAGCAGGCTTTGCTTCAATACTGCATCAGGCGCCAGTTAAATAAGAGAAGAAAGGCCCGAATGGAATAA
- the sleB gene encoding spore germination cortex-lytic enzyme (Evidence 1a: Function from experimental evidences in the studied strain; PubMedId: 10658652, 12177332, 16905870, 16907803, 25963559, 26187959, 28333204; Product type cp: cell process): MKSKGSIMACLILFSFTITTFINTETISAFSNQVIQRGATGDDVVELQARLQYNGYYNGKIDGVYGWGTYWAVRNFQDQFGLKEVDGLVGAKTKQTLICKSKYYREYVMEQLNKGNTFTHYGKIPLKYQTKPSKAATQKARQQAEARQKQPAEKTTQKPKANANKQQNNTPAKARKQDAVAANMPGGFSNNDIRLLAQAVYGEARGEPYEGQVAIAAVILNRLNSPLFPNSVAGVIFEPLAFTAVADGQIYMQPNETAREAVLDAINGWDPSEEALYYFNPDTATSPWIWGRPQIKRIGKHIFCE; the protein is encoded by the coding sequence ATGAAGTCCAAAGGATCGATTATGGCATGTCTCATCCTTTTTTCCTTTACAATAACGACGTTTATTAATACTGAAACGATCTCTGCCTTTTCGAATCAGGTCATTCAAAGAGGGGCAACAGGGGATGATGTGGTCGAGCTTCAGGCGCGTCTTCAATACAACGGATATTATAACGGAAAAATTGACGGGGTTTATGGATGGGGGACGTACTGGGCAGTTCGAAATTTTCAGGATCAATTCGGGTTAAAAGAGGTTGACGGCCTTGTAGGAGCTAAAACAAAGCAAACCTTAATATGTAAATCAAAATACTATCGTGAATATGTCATGGAACAGCTCAATAAAGGGAATACATTCACGCATTACGGAAAAATTCCGCTAAAGTATCAGACGAAACCATCAAAAGCAGCAACACAAAAGGCAAGACAACAAGCAGAAGCACGGCAGAAACAGCCTGCGGAAAAAACAACGCAGAAGCCTAAAGCGAATGCGAATAAACAGCAAAACAATACACCAGCAAAAGCAAGAAAACAGGATGCGGTAGCAGCGAACATGCCTGGTGGATTTTCCAACAACGATATCAGGCTGCTTGCTCAAGCGGTTTATGGCGAAGCCCGGGGCGAGCCGTACGAGGGGCAGGTTGCTATTGCAGCAGTCATTTTAAACCGTTTGAACAGCCCGTTATTTCCAAATTCAGTAGCGGGGGTTATTTTTGAGCCGCTTGCCTTCACAGCAGTAGCCGACGGACAAATTTACATGCAGCCGAATGAAACGGCACGAGAAGCAGTGCTGGATGCCATCAATGGCTGGGACCCATCAGAGGAAGCACTTTACTACTTTAATCCGGATACGGCTACAAGTCCGTGGATTTGGGGGCGTCCGCAGATTAAAAGAATCGGTAAACACATTTTCTGTGAGTAG
- the ypfB gene encoding hypothetical protein (Evidence 4: Unknown function but conserved in other organisms), with product MKTFERLLIKLLFIQAIILLGVQFLFHYQHIEPYVSKVIQYEGVDKMEENNRIETFKH from the coding sequence ATGAAAACATTTGAACGGCTGCTGATCAAATTATTGTTCATTCAGGCCATCATTTTACTTGGTGTCCAATTTCTTTTTCACTATCAGCATATTGAACCATACGTATCAAAAGTGATTCAATATGAAGGGGTGGATAAAATGGAGGAAAACAATAGGATTGAAACCTTCAAACATTAA
- the mecB gene encoding adaptor to ClpC; regulator of competence and sporulation (Evidence 1a: Function from experimental evidences in the studied strain; PubMedId: 11914365, 19801546; Product type f: factor) → MRLERLNYNKIKIFLTLDDLTDRGLTKEDLWKDSFKVHQLFKDMMNEANTELGFEANGPIAVEVYSLQAQGMVVIVTKNQDADSEDDEYDDDYIEMQVKLDESADIIYQFHSFEDIIQLSESLQRIGITGGTVYHYDGQYFLSLEDLGSHTAEGVVAVLAEYGNPTTLTIYRLQEYGKLIMDGNAVETIQTHFS, encoded by the coding sequence ATGCGGCTTGAGCGTCTGAATTATAATAAGATCAAAATCTTTTTAACCCTCGATGATTTGACAGACCGGGGATTGACAAAAGAAGACCTCTGGAAGGACTCATTTAAAGTCCACCAGTTATTTAAAGATATGATGAATGAAGCAAATACAGAGCTCGGCTTTGAAGCGAATGGACCGATTGCAGTGGAAGTGTATTCTCTCCAAGCACAAGGGATGGTCGTGATTGTAACAAAGAACCAAGACGCCGATTCAGAAGACGATGAGTATGATGATGATTACATCGAAATGCAAGTCAAGCTTGATGAAAGCGCGGACATCATATATCAATTCCATTCCTTTGAAGATATCATTCAGCTTTCAGAAAGCTTACAGCGAATCGGTATCACAGGGGGAACTGTCTACCACTATGACGGGCAGTACTTTTTAAGCCTTGAAGATCTAGGGTCACATACGGCTGAAGGGGTTGTGGCGGTTCTGGCTGAATACGGCAATCCGACAACTTTAACGATTTATCGCCTGCAAGAGTATGGTAAGCTCATTATGGACGGTAATGCCGTAGAAACGATACAAACTCATTTTTCATAA
- the ypdA gene encoding putative bacillithiol biosynthesis thiol disulfide oxidoreductase (Evidence 3: Putative function from multiple computational evidences; PubMedId: 20308541; Product type e: enzyme), whose product MIQEKAIIIGGGPCGLSAAIHLKQIGIDALVIEKGNVVNSIYNYPTHQTFFSSSEKLEIGDVAFITENRKPVRIQALSYYREVVKRKNIRVNAFEMVRKVTKTQNNTFVIETSKETYTTPYCIIATGYYDHPNYMGVPGEDLPKVFHYFKEGHPYFDKDVVVIGGKNSSVDAALELVKSGARVTVLYRGNEYSPSIKPWILPEFEALVRNGTIRMEFGACVEKITENEVVFRSGEKELITIKNDFVFAMTGYHPDHQFLEKIGVEIDKETGRPFFNEETMETNVEGVFIAGVIAAGNNANEIFIENGRFHGGHIAAEIAKRENH is encoded by the coding sequence ATGATTCAAGAAAAAGCAATTATTATAGGCGGAGGACCTTGTGGACTATCTGCTGCCATTCACCTAAAACAAATTGGCATTGATGCCCTCGTCATCGAAAAAGGCAATGTCGTTAACAGTATTTACAATTACCCGACGCATCAAACCTTTTTCAGTTCAAGTGAAAAGCTCGAAATCGGAGATGTGGCATTTATTACAGAGAACAGGAAGCCTGTCAGAATTCAGGCTTTATCGTATTACCGGGAAGTCGTTAAACGGAAAAACATCCGTGTTAATGCGTTTGAAATGGTGCGTAAAGTGACGAAAACGCAAAATAACACATTCGTTATTGAGACGTCAAAAGAGACCTACACGACGCCATATTGTATCATCGCCACAGGCTATTATGATCATCCAAACTATATGGGCGTACCCGGTGAGGATTTGCCGAAAGTATTTCATTATTTTAAAGAAGGCCACCCGTATTTTGATAAAGATGTTGTTGTCATCGGCGGGAAAAATTCAAGCGTGGACGCCGCCCTTGAACTCGTGAAATCTGGGGCGCGTGTCACAGTTTTATATAGGGGCAATGAGTATTCTCCGAGCATTAAGCCGTGGATTCTGCCGGAATTTGAAGCTCTCGTCAGAAACGGTACAATCCGTATGGAATTTGGAGCTTGTGTCGAAAAAATCACCGAGAATGAAGTTGTGTTTCGCTCCGGAGAGAAAGAACTCATTACCATTAAAAATGATTTTGTATTTGCCATGACAGGCTATCATCCCGATCATCAATTTCTTGAAAAAATTGGTGTTGAAATTGATAAAGAAACAGGGCGTCCATTTTTCAACGAAGAAACGATGGAAACGAACGTTGAAGGTGTCTTTATTGCCGGTGTTATTGCTGCGGGAAACAATGCAAATGAAATATTTATTGAAAACGGCAGGTTTCACGGGGGGCATATCGCAGCGGAAATCGCCAAAAGAGAAAACCATTAA